The Triticum dicoccoides isolate Atlit2015 ecotype Zavitan chromosome 6A, WEW_v2.0, whole genome shotgun sequence genome has a window encoding:
- the LOC119317239 gene encoding vacuolar-sorting protein BRO1-like → MSRPLPPMLSVPEKKTAAAELFRDRHFFNSPVFTDLRDARASVSAPNPQTQPPSSSRALLLRYHRLLSSARDDPCAFDDNLAFTWHDAFRPNLKHTSASLRFEKAAVVFNVGAASSRIAAAVDRAAEGGVKEACGEFQRAAGAFRAVGQMMEGGEGTVDMSPEAAAMLERLMLAQAQECCFERALAAGTSPAACSKVARQAALYYEEAYAALVIPPLQNHFERSWLSHVQLKAAQFNAEACYRYAIELHDKMEIGEEIARLQFGINAVVDAKRTARGAPASLYDSVSRLEQDMNQNLEKAVNENNRIYLMRIPAAKLLSPLPSASLVRSASKSEVLDAKAETGL, encoded by the exons ATGTCGCGGCCGCTCCCCCCGATGCTCTCCGTGCCGGAGAAGAagacggccgccgccgagctctttCGCGACCGCCACTTCTTCAACTCCCCCGTCTTCACCGATCTCCGCGACGCCCGCGCCTCCGTCTCTGCCCCGAACCCCCAAACCCAGCCCCCCTCCTCCAGCCGCGCCCTCCTCCTCCGCTACCACCGGCTCCTCTCCTCCGCGCGGGACGACCCCTGCGCCTTCGACGACAACCTAGCCTTCACCTGGCACGATGCCTTCAGGCCCAACCTCAAGCACACCTCCGCGTCCCTCCGGTTCGAGAAGGCCGCCGTCGTGTTCAACGTCGGCGCGGCCTCCTCGAGGATCGCTGCGGCCGTGGACCGGGCGGCGGAGGGAGGGGTCAAGGAGGCTTGCGGGGAGTTCCAGCGCGCGGCGGGGGCGTTCCGTGCGGTGGGGCAGATGATGGAGGGGGGGGAGGGGACGGTGGATATGAGCCCGGAGGCCGCGGCGATGCTGGAGCGGCTCATGCTCGCGCAGGCGCAGGAGTGCTGCTTCGAGCGCGCACTCGCGGCTGGAACGTCGCCGGCGGCGTGCTCCAAGGTGGCCAGGCAG GCTGCCTTGTACTACGAAGAAGCGTATGCTGCACTGGTTATCCCTCCATTGCAGAACCACTTTGAAAGATCATGGTTGTCTCACGTCCAGTTGAAGGCTGCTCAATTCAATGCAGAAGCTTGCTATCGGTATGCTATTGAATTGCATGACAAGATGGAAATTGGCGAGGAGATAGCTCGACTGCAGTTTGGGATTAATGCAGTTGTTGATGCCAAGAGAACTGCCAGGGGAGCTCCCGCTTCCCTTTATGATTCTGTTTCcaggctagaacaagatatgaaccAGAACTTGGAGAAGGCAGTGAATGAGAACAACCGCATCTATCTTATGAGAATTCCAGCAGCCAAGTTGTTGTCTCCCTTGCCATCAGCTTCACTTGTCCGGTCTGCTTCCAAGAGTGAGGTCTTGGATGCAAAAGCAGAAACTGGCCTTTAG
- the LOC119317238 gene encoding ferredoxin-thioredoxin reductase, variable chain-like codes for MATTAATMAPPSTSTSASSVLLLRRLPSPASAAQRRCRLGPPPRLRAARPRVSLTSDVSSSSDVAEEEAEHAPKVGRRVRVTAPLRVYHVVKAPDLDIQGMEGVIKQYVGVWKGKRITANFPFKVDFQLTVDTQPKPVKLFVHLREDEFEYIADE; via the coding sequence ATGGCAACGACCGCCGCGACCATGGCGcccccctccacctccacctccgcctcctcggtcctcctcctccgccgcctcccctcccCGGCCTCCGCCGCCCAGCGCCGCTGCCGCCTCGGCCCGCCGCCCCGCCTCCGCGCCGCCCGCCCGCGGGTCTCCCTcaccagcgacgtctcctcctcgtccgacgtggccgaggaggaggccgagcaCGCGCCCAAGGTCGGCAGGCGCGTGCGCGTCACGGCGCCCCTCCGCGTCTACCACGTCGTCAAGGCGCCCGACCTGGACATCCAGGGCATGGAGGGCGTCATCAAGCAGTACGTCGGCGTCTGGAAGGGCAAGCGCATCACCGCCAACTTCCCCTTCAAGGTCGACTTCCAGCTCACCGTCGACACCCAGCCCAAACCGGTCAAGCTCTTCGTCCACCTACGCGAGGACGAGTTCGAGTACATCGCCGACGAATGA